A window of the Comamonas sp. Y33R10-2 genome harbors these coding sequences:
- the xdhB gene encoding xanthine dehydrogenase molybdopterin binding subunit: MNHPYELTNELAAEAFADYRKNLVNRIDESAEATAHSQGARVGVSRKHESAHLHVAGEAAYIDDLPELEGTLHCALGLSPVAHGRLTALALDAVRAMPDVVDVITAADIPGVNDCGSIIHDDPILCDGEIRYVGQPLFAVLARTRDAARRAAALAKGAATITELSPVLTPQQAHELGQYVMPPMHLERSTHAGGTRAAIDAAPHRVKGTWDVGGQEQFYLEGQISYATPKEDGAVHLHCSTQHPSEMQHLVAHALGVASHSVHVECRRMGGGFGGKESQSAIFACVAAVAAVRLQKPVKLRLDRDDDFMITGRRHCFWYEYEVGYDDAGRILGAEISMVSRAGHSADLSAPVMTRALCHFDNAYWLPNVSAHGYMGKTNTQSNTAFRGFGGPQGAIAIESILDTVARNLGRDPLDVRRVNFYGKTENNVTPYEQTVTDNVIHELVAQLEQTSDYRARRTAVNAFNAQSPVLKRGLALTPLKFGISFNVAHFNQAGALVHIYTDGSILVNHGGTEMGQGLNTKVAQVVAHELGVAFEKVRVTATDTTKVANTSATAASTGADLNGKAAQDAASKLRLRLAECAARLHGGDAKDVRFANDAVQVNGQSIPFAELVRSAYLQRVQLWSDGFYATPGLHWDGKAMKGHPFFYFAYGAAVSEVVIDTLTGEWKLLRADVLHDVGRSLNPAVDVGQVEGAFIQGMGWLTTEELVWHPQSGKLMTHAPSTYKIPTANDCPPVFNVRLFEGDNCEDSIHRSKAVGEPPLLLPFSVFFAIRDAVSAAGGHQTNPPLKAPATAEAILNALEVINGHTR; encoded by the coding sequence ATGAACCATCCGTACGAGCTGACCAATGAACTGGCTGCCGAGGCCTTTGCTGATTACCGCAAGAACCTCGTCAATCGCATAGACGAGAGCGCTGAAGCCACAGCGCACAGCCAGGGCGCACGCGTGGGCGTGAGCCGCAAGCATGAATCTGCCCACCTGCATGTGGCGGGTGAAGCTGCTTATATCGACGACTTGCCCGAGCTGGAAGGCACGCTGCACTGCGCCTTGGGCCTATCGCCCGTGGCGCATGGTCGTTTGACTGCGCTGGCGCTTGATGCGGTGCGTGCCATGCCGGATGTGGTGGATGTGATCACCGCGGCAGATATTCCCGGCGTCAACGACTGCGGCTCCATCATTCATGACGACCCGATTCTGTGCGATGGTGAGATTCGCTACGTAGGTCAGCCCCTGTTTGCTGTGCTTGCCCGCACCCGCGATGCCGCAAGGCGCGCAGCGGCGCTGGCCAAGGGCGCAGCCACCATTACCGAGCTGTCGCCTGTGCTGACGCCGCAGCAAGCCCACGAGCTGGGCCAGTACGTGATGCCACCCATGCACTTGGAGCGCAGCACGCACGCTGGCGGCACGCGCGCTGCCATTGATGCAGCGCCGCATCGCGTTAAAGGCACATGGGATGTGGGCGGGCAGGAGCAGTTTTATCTGGAAGGGCAGATCAGCTACGCCACACCCAAGGAAGATGGCGCGGTGCACCTGCATTGCTCCACCCAGCACCCCAGCGAAATGCAGCATCTGGTGGCGCACGCTTTGGGCGTGGCATCGCACAGCGTGCATGTGGAATGCCGGCGCATGGGCGGTGGTTTTGGCGGCAAGGAATCACAGTCCGCCATTTTTGCCTGTGTGGCTGCGGTGGCCGCCGTGCGCTTGCAAAAGCCCGTGAAGCTGCGACTTGATCGTGATGATGACTTCATGATTACCGGTCGCCGTCACTGCTTTTGGTACGAGTACGAAGTGGGCTATGACGACGCAGGCCGCATTCTGGGCGCTGAGATCTCCATGGTCTCCCGCGCTGGTCACTCAGCGGATCTGTCTGCGCCGGTCATGACGCGGGCGCTGTGCCACTTTGACAATGCTTACTGGCTGCCCAATGTCAGCGCCCATGGCTATATGGGCAAGACCAATACGCAGAGCAACACGGCTTTTCGTGGCTTTGGCGGCCCGCAAGGGGCGATTGCGATTGAAAGCATTCTGGATACAGTGGCCCGCAATTTGGGACGCGACCCGCTGGATGTGCGTCGCGTCAATTTCTACGGCAAGACCGAGAACAACGTCACGCCTTATGAGCAAACGGTGACGGATAACGTCATTCACGAACTGGTGGCGCAGCTTGAGCAGACCAGCGACTACCGCGCAAGGCGCACAGCGGTGAATGCCTTTAACGCCCAAAGCCCGGTGCTCAAGCGCGGGCTGGCGCTGACGCCGCTGAAGTTCGGCATCTCCTTCAACGTGGCTCACTTCAATCAGGCAGGTGCGCTGGTGCATATCTACACCGATGGCTCGATTCTGGTGAACCACGGTGGCACGGAAATGGGTCAAGGCCTGAACACCAAGGTGGCGCAGGTGGTAGCGCATGAGCTGGGCGTGGCGTTTGAGAAGGTGCGCGTGACGGCAACGGACACCACAAAGGTGGCTAACACCTCAGCCACCGCCGCATCCACCGGGGCAGACTTGAACGGCAAGGCCGCGCAAGATGCCGCCAGCAAGCTGCGCCTACGTTTGGCCGAGTGTGCCGCGCGCTTGCATGGCGGTGATGCCAAAGACGTGCGCTTTGCCAACGATGCAGTGCAGGTCAACGGGCAGAGCATTCCGTTTGCCGAGCTGGTGCGCAGCGCCTATCTGCAGCGCGTGCAGCTATGGTCTGATGGCTTTTACGCCACGCCGGGCCTGCACTGGGATGGCAAGGCCATGAAGGGTCACCCCTTCTTTTACTTTGCTTACGGCGCGGCCGTCAGTGAGGTGGTGATTGACACTCTGACTGGCGAGTGGAAGCTGTTGCGCGCCGATGTGCTGCATGACGTGGGCCGCTCTCTGAACCCTGCGGTCGATGTGGGGCAGGTGGAAGGCGCTTTTATACAAGGCATGGGGTGGCTCACGACGGAAGAGTTGGTCTGGCACCCGCAAAGCGGCAAGCTGATGACGCATGCGCCCAGCACTTACAAAATCCCCACTGCTAATGACTGCCCGCCCGTGTTTAACGTGCGTCTTTTCGAGGGCGATAACTGCGAGGACTCCATTCACCGCAGCAAGGCTGTGGGCGAGCCGCCGCTGCTGCTGCCGTTCTCGGTGTTCTTTGCGATTCGGGATGCGGTGTCTGCTGCGGGTGGGCATCAAACCAACCCGCCGTTGAAGGCTCCGGCCACAGCAGAGGCCATTCTCAATGCACTGGAAGTCATTAACGGGCACACTCGCTGA
- a CDS encoding NCS2 family permease yields MNWTERTFKLNEHQTNVRTELVAGLTTFLSMAYIMFVNPSILGDAGMPKGAVFVATCLIAALGSTIMAFYANYPIALAPGMGLNAYFAYVVVLKMGYTWEAALGAVFVSGCLFLICTLFGLRELIIKGIPHSIRVSITVGLGLFLALIALKTAGLVAPDANTYVTMGDLHKPETIMAVTGFLLIVVLDRLKVPGAMLIGILAITVASFFFGGNTFQGVFSMPPSIEPTFLKLDIMTALTTGFLNVVLVFFLVELLDATGTLMGVARRAGLLVPERMGRFNRSLLADSGAIFAGSLLGTSSTTAYVESAAGVQAGGRTGLTALTVAVLFLACLFIAPLAGVVPGYATAPALLFVACLMLRDLGDLNWEDTTESVPAVVTALTMPFTYSIANGLAFGFITYAVLKLFTGKAKEVHWIMWVIAGLFLFKFAYIGGH; encoded by the coding sequence ATGAACTGGACAGAGCGGACTTTCAAACTCAACGAGCACCAAACCAATGTACGAACGGAATTGGTAGCGGGTCTGACGACTTTTCTTTCAATGGCCTACATCATGTTCGTCAACCCATCGATCTTGGGTGACGCGGGCATGCCCAAGGGGGCCGTGTTTGTAGCCACCTGCTTGATTGCGGCGCTAGGCTCGACCATCATGGCGTTTTACGCCAACTACCCCATCGCGCTTGCGCCGGGTATGGGCCTGAATGCGTACTTCGCCTATGTGGTGGTGCTAAAGATGGGCTACACATGGGAGGCCGCGCTGGGCGCCGTGTTTGTCTCAGGGTGTTTGTTCTTGATTTGCACCTTGTTTGGCCTGCGTGAGCTGATCATTAAGGGCATACCGCATTCCATACGCGTCTCTATCACCGTGGGCTTAGGTTTGTTCTTGGCGCTGATTGCGCTGAAAACGGCAGGTTTGGTAGCCCCTGATGCAAATACTTATGTGACCATGGGTGATCTGCACAAGCCAGAGACCATCATGGCCGTTACGGGCTTTTTGCTGATCGTTGTACTGGATCGACTCAAGGTGCCGGGCGCCATGCTGATCGGTATTTTGGCGATCACGGTGGCTTCGTTCTTCTTTGGCGGTAACACCTTCCAGGGCGTCTTCTCGATGCCGCCGTCGATTGAGCCCACCTTTTTGAAGCTGGACATCATGACGGCGCTGACCACGGGCTTTCTCAACGTGGTGCTGGTGTTCTTCTTGGTTGAATTGCTAGATGCTACAGGCACCTTGATGGGCGTTGCGCGCCGCGCTGGCCTGTTAGTGCCTGAGCGCATGGGTCGCTTTAACCGCTCGCTGTTGGCGGACTCTGGTGCTATTTTTGCAGGCTCCTTGCTGGGTACCTCTAGCACCACGGCGTATGTGGAAAGCGCTGCTGGCGTGCAGGCCGGTGGTCGTACTGGCCTGACAGCGCTCACGGTCGCAGTGCTGTTTTTGGCTTGCTTGTTCATCGCGCCGCTGGCGGGTGTAGTGCCCGGCTACGCCACTGCTCCTGCGCTGCTGTTTGTGGCCTGCTTGATGCTGCGCGACCTAGGCGATCTGAATTGGGAAGACACCACAGAGTCTGTGCCTGCCGTTGTTACAGCTTTGACAATGCCTTTTACCTACTCAATTGCTAACGGCTTGGCCTTTGGCTTTATCACTTACGCCGTACTCAAGCTGTTCACGGGCAAGGCCAAGGAAGTGCATTGGATCATGTGGGTGATCGCAGGGCTGTTCTTGTTCAAGTTTGCCTATATCGGCGGCCACTGA
- a CDS encoding anhydro-N-acetylmuramic acid kinase → MPKVIEQAAQSSLYIGLMSGTSLDGVDGVLVDFSQGTQVLQHATCGFSDELRAELLALNTAGGQDELHRAALAANALARHYAQVVQQLLGNSATAANQVAAIGAHGQTVRHRPQMFDGTGYTLQLNSPALLAELTGITVVADLRSRDVAAGGQGAPLVPAFHQGIFGLPNQTALVLNIGGIANLSVLGADGSVLGFDTGTGNALMDGWCLRHTGKAYDESGQWAASGKVIPELLAAMLSDPYLAQEPPKSTGRDLFHADWLAQHLQRHGAQAAPTDVQATLTEFTAASCADAVQRFGKGGQQLLVCGGGALNTYLMQRLAALLPDIKVGTTAELGLPPLEVEAAAFAWLARQCLLGLPGNLPSVTGARGPRILGAIYPA, encoded by the coding sequence ATGCCCAAAGTGATAGAACAAGCAGCCCAAAGCTCTCTTTATATCGGGCTCATGTCTGGTACATCGCTGGATGGCGTAGATGGCGTGCTGGTCGATTTCAGCCAAGGCACCCAAGTGCTGCAGCACGCCACTTGCGGCTTTAGTGATGAACTACGCGCCGAGCTACTCGCATTAAATACAGCGGGTGGGCAGGACGAGCTGCACCGCGCAGCACTGGCCGCCAATGCACTGGCGCGCCATTACGCTCAGGTCGTGCAACAACTACTAGGCAATAGCGCAACAGCGGCCAATCAAGTTGCGGCAATAGGCGCGCACGGCCAAACCGTGCGCCACCGCCCGCAAATGTTTGATGGCACGGGCTACACGCTGCAGCTCAACAGCCCTGCCCTGCTGGCCGAGCTAACAGGCATTACCGTCGTCGCAGACCTGCGCAGCCGCGATGTGGCGGCTGGCGGCCAAGGCGCACCGCTGGTGCCCGCCTTCCACCAAGGCATATTTGGCTTACCCAACCAAACAGCGCTGGTGCTCAATATCGGCGGTATCGCCAACCTCAGCGTGCTGGGCGCCGATGGCAGCGTGCTTGGCTTTGACACTGGCACAGGCAATGCATTAATGGACGGCTGGTGCCTGCGCCACACCGGCAAGGCCTATGACGAAAGCGGCCAGTGGGCGGCAAGCGGCAAGGTCATCCCAGAGTTGCTGGCCGCCATGCTAAGCGACCCATATCTGGCGCAAGAGCCGCCCAAAAGCACGGGACGCGATCTGTTTCATGCCGACTGGCTGGCCCAGCACCTGCAGCGCCATGGAGCGCAGGCTGCTCCTACTGATGTGCAAGCCACCTTGACTGAATTCACCGCAGCCAGCTGCGCTGATGCCGTGCAGCGCTTTGGCAAGGGTGGCCAGCAACTGCTAGTTTGCGGCGGCGGGGCACTCAATACCTATCTTATGCAGCGCCTTGCAGCCCTGCTGCCTGACATAAAAGTCGGCACCACGGCAGAGCTTGGCCTGCCACCACTAGAAGTAGAGGCAGCCGCCTTTGCTTGGCTTGCGCGCCAATGCCTGCTGGGCCTGCCCGGCAATCTGCCAAGCGTGACAGGCGCACGCGGCCCACGCATTCTGGGCGCTATCTATCCGGCATGA
- a CDS encoding M23 family metallopeptidase, producing MTGLKNAGGALVAQLILLLQTHPKRATAALATILLTGGSGAFAVANLGPDPADLPVRTLTEAVPSLAAGQDLADLTDLQSFSLYRSETTRGNDTAESLLQRLGIADPQAAAFLRSNNAVRQNVLGRAGRLVSAETTPEHQLSKLVVRWTPNEDGTFLRLTVERVEGKLQSKIETGRLTAAPRLAGGVIRSSFFAATDAADIPDNVTMQMSDIFEGDVDFRRGLRKGDRFAVVYESLEADGEPLRAGRVLSTEFNNNGKTHQAMWFQEPGKKGAYYTLDGKSLRQAYLSYPVEFSRISSGFAMRVHPVHKTWRAHLGTDFAAPTGTKVRTVGDGIVSFAGVQNGFGNVVFIDHANQQTTVYAHLSRIDVKKGQRVDQSDIIGAVGSTGWATGPHLHFEFREKGEQRDPMTITKITDGAQPISKTARADFDKLAAQMRIELDAGTQSYAMASAR from the coding sequence ATTACTGGCTTGAAAAATGCCGGCGGCGCTTTGGTTGCGCAGCTGATATTGCTTTTGCAAACACACCCCAAGCGCGCAACCGCTGCGCTGGCGACTATTTTACTCACCGGTGGTAGTGGCGCTTTCGCGGTCGCCAACCTCGGCCCAGACCCTGCCGACTTGCCCGTTCGCACACTGACTGAGGCCGTCCCCTCTTTGGCCGCAGGTCAAGATTTGGCAGACCTCACGGATCTGCAGTCTTTCTCCCTATACCGCTCTGAAACCACTCGCGGTAACGACACGGCCGAATCGCTGCTGCAGCGCCTTGGCATTGCCGACCCACAAGCTGCTGCATTTTTGCGCAGCAATAATGCCGTTCGTCAGAACGTGCTGGGCCGTGCGGGTCGTCTGGTCTCCGCAGAAACCACACCCGAGCACCAACTGAGCAAGCTCGTTGTTCGCTGGACACCTAACGAAGACGGCACCTTCCTGCGCCTGACCGTGGAGCGTGTCGAAGGCAAGCTGCAATCCAAGATCGAAACTGGCCGACTGACCGCTGCGCCCCGCTTGGCCGGTGGCGTCATTCGCTCTTCCTTCTTTGCAGCTACCGATGCAGCAGACATCCCAGACAACGTCACCATGCAGATGTCTGACATCTTTGAAGGTGATGTGGACTTCCGCCGCGGCCTGCGCAAGGGCGACCGCTTTGCCGTGGTCTATGAATCGCTAGAAGCCGATGGCGAGCCACTGCGCGCCGGTCGCGTGCTCAGCACTGAGTTCAACAACAATGGCAAGACACATCAGGCCATGTGGTTCCAAGAGCCCGGTAAAAAAGGCGCTTACTACACGCTGGACGGCAAGAGCCTGCGCCAAGCCTACCTGAGCTACCCGGTAGAGTTCTCTCGCATCAGCAGCGGCTTTGCCATGCGCGTGCACCCCGTCCACAAAACATGGCGCGCCCACCTGGGCACCGACTTTGCAGCGCCTACCGGCACCAAGGTTCGTACCGTGGGTGACGGCATAGTGTCCTTTGCTGGCGTGCAAAATGGCTTTGGCAACGTCGTATTTATCGACCATGCCAACCAACAAACCACTGTGTACGCTCACTTGAGCCGCATTGACGTCAAGAAAGGCCAGCGCGTCGATCAAAGCGACATCATCGGCGCCGTAGGCTCCACAGGCTGGGCCACAGGCCCGCACCTGCACTTCGAGTTCCGCGAAAAAGGCGAGCAGCGCGACCCGATGACCATTACCAAGATTACCGATGGAGCACAACCCATCAGCAAAACTGCGCGAGCTGACTTTGACAAGCTAGCGGCCCAGATGCGCATCGAGTTGGATGCCGGCACACAATCGTATGCCATGGCCAGCGCACGTTGA
- the tyrS gene encoding tyrosine--tRNA ligase encodes MNQSAVTSFPVTDRVNQALEVTLRGVEELLPKDEWVKKLAKSEATGVPLRIKLGLDPTAPDIHLGHTVVLNKMRQLQDLGHTVIFLIGDFTTLIGDPSGRNSTRPPLTAEQIKINAETYYTQAAKVLDPAKTEVRYNSEWCDKLGARGMIELSAKYTVARMMERNDFHTRFTEGSSISLHEFLYPLLQGYDSVALKADLELGGTDQKFNLLMGRHLQVEYGQEAQCVLTMPLLVGLDGVDKMSKSKNNYIGITEDANNMFAKVLSISDTLMWDWYTLLSFKSLAEIEALKAEVAAGGNPKHAKVALAKEITARFHSAEAADAAEQDFINRSKGGIPDDIPEVSLSGAPMGIASLVKQANLAASNGEANRLIDGGGVRVDGAVVSDKGLKLEAGTFVLQVGKRKFARVTLS; translated from the coding sequence ATGAATCAATCTGCTGTTACAAGCTTTCCCGTGACCGACAGAGTGAACCAGGCGCTGGAAGTCACTCTTCGTGGGGTCGAAGAATTACTACCCAAGGATGAATGGGTCAAGAAATTGGCCAAGTCAGAGGCCACAGGCGTGCCTTTGCGCATCAAGCTGGGTCTGGATCCTACGGCGCCTGACATTCATTTGGGCCACACCGTGGTGCTCAACAAGATGCGCCAGCTGCAGGATTTGGGCCATACGGTCATTTTCCTGATTGGTGACTTCACCACCTTGATTGGCGACCCCTCGGGCCGTAACTCAACTCGCCCGCCGCTGACGGCCGAGCAAATCAAGATCAACGCCGAGACGTATTACACCCAGGCCGCCAAGGTGCTGGACCCAGCCAAGACCGAAGTTCGTTACAACAGCGAGTGGTGCGACAAGCTGGGTGCGCGCGGCATGATTGAGTTGTCGGCCAAATACACAGTGGCGCGCATGATGGAGCGCAACGACTTCCACACCCGCTTTACCGAAGGCAGCTCGATCAGCTTGCACGAGTTTTTGTACCCGTTGCTGCAGGGTTACGACTCAGTGGCGCTCAAGGCTGACTTGGAGCTCGGTGGCACGGACCAGAAGTTCAATCTGTTGATGGGCCGCCACTTGCAGGTGGAATATGGGCAAGAGGCTCAGTGTGTACTCACAATGCCTTTGCTTGTGGGTCTGGACGGCGTGGACAAGATGTCCAAGTCCAAGAACAACTACATCGGCATTACCGAAGATGCCAACAACATGTTTGCCAAGGTGTTGTCGATCTCGGACACGCTGATGTGGGACTGGTACACGCTGCTGTCCTTTAAGAGCTTGGCCGAGATTGAGGCGCTGAAGGCAGAAGTGGCCGCTGGCGGCAACCCCAAGCATGCCAAGGTGGCGCTGGCCAAGGAGATTACTGCGCGCTTCCACAGCGCTGAAGCCGCTGATGCTGCGGAGCAGGATTTCATCAACCGCTCCAAGGGCGGCATTCCTGATGACATTCCTGAAGTGAGTCTGTCGGGTGCGCCCATGGGTATTGCATCTTTGGTCAAGCAAGCCAATTTGGCTGCGTCGAACGGGGAAGCCAATCGCCTCATTGATGGCGGCGGTGTGCGTGTGGATGGCGCTGTGGTGAGCGACAAAGGCTTGAAGCTGGAAGCTGGCACCTTTGTGCTGCAAGTGGGTAAGCGCAAGTTTGCACGAGTGACCTTGAGCTAA
- a CDS encoding LysR substrate-binding domain-containing protein: protein MPHATTSATPLLRTRAIGAGHLRAFLAVARHLNFRAAADELAVTQSAVSRQIQSLEDEVGIPLFLRHSRAVELTGAGAQLLHAAQPALESIDATVRQIRQTAGRKSVAITTWASFAAMWLIPRLEAFQRTHPDIDIRIDTGDAVVDLETTDVDLAIRYSQMPATSSQAAQPLFGEELVLVASPSLLKAGPALRTPADAAHYTLIETGDVHRMPQLEWLSWQRWFAANGCDQLQPPRWLYFNYAHQIVQAALAGQGLAIARLPLVADALAAGELMEVLPAHRLASPLSYWLLQGPRSGVRPEVQAFCQWLIAEAEKTSARMTAARNT, encoded by the coding sequence ATGCCACACGCCACCACCAGCGCGACTCCACTGCTTCGCACCCGAGCCATTGGCGCAGGCCATCTGCGCGCCTTTTTGGCCGTGGCCCGACACCTAAACTTTCGCGCAGCCGCTGATGAGCTGGCCGTGACTCAGTCTGCCGTCAGCCGCCAGATTCAGTCGCTAGAAGACGAGGTCGGCATCCCCCTCTTTTTGCGCCACTCGCGCGCCGTAGAGCTAACCGGTGCCGGTGCTCAGTTGCTGCATGCCGCACAGCCTGCGCTCGAATCCATTGACGCCACCGTGCGCCAGATTCGTCAGACCGCTGGGCGCAAAAGCGTGGCCATCACCACTTGGGCCAGCTTTGCCGCGATGTGGCTGATTCCGCGTCTTGAGGCTTTTCAGCGCACACACCCGGATATCGACATACGCATTGACACGGGCGACGCCGTTGTGGACCTTGAAACCACTGACGTCGATCTGGCCATTCGATATAGCCAGATGCCAGCCACATCTAGCCAAGCTGCCCAGCCCTTGTTTGGCGAAGAGTTGGTACTGGTTGCCAGCCCGTCCTTATTAAAGGCAGGGCCCGCACTGCGCACCCCTGCGGACGCGGCGCACTACACACTGATTGAAACTGGTGATGTACATCGCATGCCCCAGCTAGAGTGGCTAAGCTGGCAGCGCTGGTTTGCCGCCAATGGCTGCGATCAGTTGCAGCCGCCGCGCTGGTTGTACTTCAACTACGCCCATCAAATCGTGCAAGCCGCCTTAGCGGGACAAGGTCTGGCCATTGCCCGCCTGCCGCTGGTGGCTGATGCACTGGCCGCCGGTGAGCTGATGGAGGTACTGCCCGCCCACAGACTGGCATCACCCTTGTCGTACTGGCTGCTGCAAGGCCCGCGCAGTGGTGTACGCCCGGAGGTGCAGGCGTTTTGCCAATGGTTGATCGCCGAGGCAGAGAAAACCAGTGCCCGCATGACAGCTGCGAGAAACACATAA
- the glmU gene encoding bifunctional UDP-N-acetylglucosamine diphosphorylase/glucosamine-1-phosphate N-acetyltransferase GlmU, which yields MTAPLDIVVMAAGKGTRMKSRHPKVLQKLAGRALLQHVLDTAAQLKARSAVVVTGHGAEQVEAAIAAANSADGSLELKFVRQEPQLGTGHAVQQAVPALKDDGVVVVLSGDVPLTTAETLQGLLDAAGSDKMALLTVTMPDPAGYGRIVRNDAGTVQRIVEQKDANDAERAITEIYSGIMAVPAKHLTAWLGKLTNNNAQGEYYLTDIVAMAVADSVPVVGHRIADVLQVAGINSPLQLAELERAHQLRQARQLMEQGVRMADPARFDLRDDVRGTKASLSCGQDVEIDVNCVFTGEVTIGAGAKIGANCHISNVSIGEDSVIHPFTHIDGEKAGVEVGVCALVGPFARLRPGAKLGREVHIGNFVEVKNSTLADGAKANHLAYLGDATVGERVNYGAGSITANYDGVNKHRTVIEADVHIGSNCVLVAPVTIGAGGTVGGGSTVTKNTEAGALTVGRGKQISISNWNRPEKQPKP from the coding sequence ATGACTGCACCTCTGGACATCGTCGTCATGGCTGCCGGCAAAGGCACCCGCATGAAAAGCCGCCACCCTAAAGTGCTGCAAAAGCTGGCCGGTCGCGCCCTGCTGCAGCATGTGCTGGATACGGCAGCGCAGCTCAAGGCGCGCTCTGCAGTGGTGGTGACGGGTCATGGCGCTGAACAAGTAGAAGCGGCTATCGCAGCAGCTAACAGCGCTGATGGCAGTTTGGAGCTGAAGTTTGTGCGCCAGGAACCCCAACTGGGCACTGGTCACGCTGTGCAGCAGGCTGTGCCTGCGCTCAAGGATGATGGCGTTGTCGTGGTGCTGTCTGGCGATGTGCCTTTGACCACAGCTGAGACTTTGCAAGGTTTGCTCGATGCCGCAGGCAGCGACAAGATGGCCTTGCTGACGGTAACCATGCCTGACCCCGCCGGCTATGGCCGTATCGTGCGCAACGATGCAGGCACGGTGCAGCGCATCGTGGAGCAAAAAGATGCGAATGACGCCGAGCGCGCCATCACCGAAATCTACAGCGGCATCATGGCCGTGCCCGCCAAGCATTTGACGGCTTGGCTTGGCAAACTGACCAACAACAACGCTCAAGGCGAGTATTACCTGACCGACATCGTCGCCATGGCGGTGGCAGATAGCGTGCCTGTAGTTGGCCACCGTATTGCCGATGTGCTGCAAGTTGCAGGCATCAATAGCCCGCTGCAACTGGCCGAGCTGGAGCGCGCGCACCAGTTGCGCCAAGCGCGCCAGTTGATGGAGCAGGGCGTGCGCATGGCAGACCCCGCTCGCTTTGACCTGCGTGACGATGTGCGCGGCACCAAGGCTAGCCTGAGCTGCGGCCAAGATGTGGAAATTGATGTGAACTGCGTCTTTACTGGCGAAGTCACGATTGGCGCAGGAGCCAAGATTGGCGCCAACTGCCACATCAGCAATGTGAGCATTGGTGAAGATTCTGTCATTCACCCCTTCACCCACATCGATGGGGAAAAAGCGGGTGTTGAGGTGGGCGTGTGCGCTTTGGTTGGCCCGTTTGCCCGCCTGCGCCCCGGTGCCAAACTGGGCCGCGAAGTGCATATCGGCAACTTTGTGGAAGTGAAAAACTCCACGCTGGCCGATGGCGCCAAGGCCAATCATCTGGCCTATTTGGGCGATGCCACAGTGGGCGAGCGCGTGAACTATGGCGCAGGCAGCATCACCGCCAACTATGACGGCGTGAACAAGCACCGCACCGTGATTGAAGCCGATGTGCACATTGGCAGCAACTGCGTGCTGGTGGCTCCGGTCACGATTGGCGCGGGTGGCACCGTCGGCGGCGGCTCCACGGTGACCAAGAACACGGAAGCCGGTGCGCTGACTGTGGGCCGCGGCAAGCAGATCAGCATCAGCAACTGGAATCGCCCTGAAAAGCAGCCAAAGCCCTGA
- a CDS encoding ATP-binding protein yields the protein MEQAQYAFENIAPQTLDEALALLARRDAELAALRSAQQQWVHAVSHDLRAPLRHVLAFNPLIAELLQTPSLSADDLEEARSFLQTMDQSAQRMAAMFDGLQQLSLADRHVLQLQAVDLYQLIARAKQRLQAVTVGRQIEWCLPKTALVVQADPHLLDLALAAALSNAIKFTRSVPQARIQVDVQVNPQGGCSISVADNGVGFEQSRAGKLFGVFQRMHREAEFEGVGVGLALVRNICRRHGGEAEIEGSPNAGCLLQMYWPKT from the coding sequence ATGGAACAAGCGCAATACGCTTTCGAAAACATAGCGCCTCAGACGCTTGATGAGGCGCTGGCGTTGCTGGCCCGGCGCGATGCGGAATTGGCTGCTCTGCGCAGCGCGCAGCAGCAATGGGTGCACGCCGTATCGCATGACTTGCGAGCGCCGCTGCGCCATGTGCTGGCCTTCAATCCGCTGATTGCCGAGTTACTGCAGACCCCCAGTCTGAGCGCTGATGATTTGGAAGAAGCGCGCAGCTTTTTGCAGACCATGGACCAATCCGCCCAGCGCATGGCAGCCATGTTTGATGGACTGCAACAACTGTCGCTCGCTGATCGCCATGTGTTGCAACTGCAGGCTGTGGATCTGTACCAGCTAATTGCTCGTGCGAAGCAGCGTTTGCAGGCAGTGACGGTGGGCCGCCAGATTGAATGGTGCCTGCCGAAGACGGCGCTCGTGGTGCAGGCTGATCCGCATTTGCTGGATCTGGCGCTGGCCGCAGCCTTGTCCAATGCTATTAAGTTCACCCGGTCTGTGCCCCAGGCGCGTATTCAGGTGGATGTGCAGGTCAACCCCCAAGGCGGCTGCTCTATCTCTGTTGCCGATAACGGAGTGGGCTTTGAGCAATCTCGCGCTGGCAAGTTGTTTGGCGTGTTTCAGCGCATGCACCGCGAGGCGGAGTTTGAAGGGGTGGGCGTGGGCTTAGCGCTGGTGCGCAATATTTGCCGCCGCCACGGTGGTGAGGCGGAGATTGAAGGCAGCCCGAACGCCGGTTGCCTGCTGCAGATGTACTGGCCTAAAACCTGA